From Aspergillus chevalieri M1 DNA, chromosome 4, nearly complete sequence, a single genomic window includes:
- a CDS encoding uncharacterized protein (COG:C,H;~EggNog:ENOG410PKRV), whose amino-acid sequence MNQIYSSVSAAIAIETGDTAPDFTQVNDTRVVKVSTYPGYHLPHLWLVANSQSSQVSTLDLCGQGHFTLLTGIGGGPWVTAAENLSRTSEGVQIRAYTIGFGCQYLDCYGDWFKVRGVSEAGAVLVRPDHFVAWRCQGLVEEPATKLCEVMRAVLGGKGSS is encoded by the coding sequence ATGAACCAGATCTATTCCTCTGTTTCTGCAGCCATTGCCATTGAAACGGGGGATACCGCCCCTGATTTTACCCAAGTAAATGATACTCGGGTCGTCAAAGTGAGCACATATCCTGGTTACCACCTGCCTCACCTATGGTTGGTGGCCAATAGCCAGTCGTCTCAAGTTTCGACACTTGACCTCTGTGGCCAGGGCCATTTCACATTACTGACAGGAATTGGTGGTGGCCCGTGGGTCACAGCGGCCGAGAATCTCTCGCGAACATCCGAGGGCGTTCAGATTAGAGCATACACCATTGGATTCGGGTGCCAGTACTTGGATTGCTATGGCGACTGGTTTAAAGTCCGCGGTGTCAGCGAGGCAGGAGCCGTCCTTGTACGCCCAGATCACTTCGTCGCGTGGAGGTGCCAGGGTCTTGTTGAGGAACCGGCCACGAAATTATGCGAGGTGATGCGGGCAGTCCTTGGGGGGAAGGGGTCATCTTGA
- a CDS encoding ATP11 family protein (BUSCO:EOG09264BIX;~COG:O;~EggNog:ENOG410PN42;~InterPro:IPR010591;~PFAM:PF06644;~go_component: GO:0005739 - mitochondrion [Evidence IEA];~go_process: GO:0065003 - protein-containing complex assembly [Evidence IEA]) → MPSLRIRPFQSLLRGKAPLPRFPQRRWAQVHDVRYLATHHDPSQVLDRYREKLDQKAKQEGHESVDSLKDAYKDKIEDLRRKASTVATPEPDTPSASPSSPSPSAVRPTPRPQQPASETKKSESSGIKPLDSFIDVQKFLDLPPKEIEGIWRLRHASNPGSICAVIPLEAYRRISAAARQNPQFILPLPRNNVEQEEPVKNEKGEETGETQTTTKAGADIHFLQWAFHPPASPPPETATPAQLANAHTSTIIFTSLAAYKLHGAYAQPHTTITNYLDLAESKGLVLMLGQVMPDAGVSTSEASWLVSCVQRFYDFGGQANERKGELVRSFTRGDTEVFKVEHLMEEAEKL, encoded by the exons ATGCCATCCCTTCGAATCCGGCCATTCCAATCGCTCCTGCGCGGGAAAGCTCCATTGCCGCGATTCCCGCAACGACGATGGGCCCAAGTCCATGATGTCCGCTACCTCGCCACGCACCATGATCCCAGCCAAGTGTTGGATAGGTACCGAGAGAAGCTGGACCAGAAGGCCAAGCA GGAGGGCCATGAATCTGTCGATTCGCTGAAAGACGCCTACAAGGACAAGATCGAAGACCTCCGGCGCAAAGCCTCAACGGTAGCAACCCCAGAGCCCGACACCCCGTCTgcctctccctcctcgccctcACCCTCTGCTGTCCGTCCTACCCCCCGTCCGCAACAACCCGCATCCGAGACCAAGAAATCCGAGTCCAGCGGCATCAAGCCCCTGGACTCCTTCATCGACGTGCAGAAGTTCCTCGACCTTCCGCCCAAGGAAATCGAGGGTATTTGGCGACTCCGTCATGCATCGAACCCCGGATCCATCTGCGCAGTTATCCCGCTTGAAGCATACCGGCGCATTTCGGCTGCAGCGCGCCAGAATCCGCAGTTTATTCTCCCGCTGCCCCGCAATAATGTCGAGCAAGAAGAACCCGTCAAGAACgaaaagggagaggaaaCCGGCGAGACTCAGACTACCACCAAGGCTGGCGCAGATATCCACTTTCTCCAATGGGCCTTCCACCCGCCTGCTTCGCCGCCACCAGAAACCGCGACACCGGCCCAGCTTGCTAACGCCCACACATCGACAATTATCTTCACCTCGCTTGCGGCGTACAAGCTGCACGGCGCTTATGCCCAGCCTCACACCACTATCACCAACTACCTTGACCTCGCGGAATCAAAGGGTCTGGTGCTCATGCTCGGCCAGGTGATGCCGGATGCGGGTGTGTCGACTTCCGAGGCGAGCTGGCTGGTCAGCTGCGTGCAGCGGTTCTACGACTTTGGTGGCCAGGCCAATGAGCGGAAGGGCGAGTTGGTGCGTAGCTTTACGCGAGGCGATACCGAGGTTTTCAAGGTTGAGCATTTgatggaggaggcggagaagCTATAG
- a CDS encoding uncharacterized protein (COG:C,H;~EggNog:ENOG410PKRV;~InterPro:IPR036188,IPR002938;~PFAM:PF01494;~go_function: GO:0071949 - FAD binding [Evidence IEA]) has protein sequence MEVLRDAGIEHRLKAVATPGSVIQHSTWSDKLAGEEYARIYAWGNHPMQKGDYELASPCSMCDLPQSSLEPVLVEEAQNLGAGFRFSTELVSFHQDTDHVLVTVRNRVSGETYTVSTQYLIGADGARSVVLEALNIPVIGCQHGEALNVHIKADLSKYIAHRPGSLTWALNTDGPTGLVAGAFRMVKPWNEFVVIIHSAIKPTEETLRAYLYQLIGDDSIGIDILSSFPWTINEQCAERWQDRRVLCIGDATHRHPPAYGLGSNTCISDAFNLSWKLAYVLKGWASPSLLETLTSERKPVGDEVVQRANEGIHAHQRLWSLLGSDSESRKKINDSLRSDGAEGDQKRSELRVTI, from the exons ATGGAGGTTCTCCGCGACGCCGGAATAGAACACCGGCTGAAGGCCGTTGCCACCCCGGGCAGTG TAATCCAACATAGCACTTGGTCAGATAAACTGGCAGGTGAAGAATATGCGCGCATCTACGCCTGGGGAAATCATCCAATGCAAAAGGGGGATTACGAGCTCGCCAGTCCCTGTTCCATGTGCGACCTCCCCCAAAGTTCTCTCGAGCCCGTGTTAGTCGAAGAAGCACAAAATCTAGGTGCGGGTTTTCGCTTTTCGACAGAGCTGGTATCGTTCCACCAGGATACGGATCATGTCCTAGTCACGGTAAGGAATCGAGTCAGCGGGGAAACCTACACTGTATCCACGCAGTACCTTATTGGCGCCGATGGGGCTCGAAGTGTGGTCTTAGAAGCGTTGAACATCCCCGTGATTGGTTGCCAACATGGGGAAGCCCTCAACGTTCACATTAAAGCAGACCTTTCCAAGTATATCGCACATCGACCAGGCAGTCTAACCTGGGCTCTCAACACAGACGGCCCCACCGGACTTGTTGCAGGCGCTTTCCGAATGGTGAAACCGTGGAATGAGTTCGTCGTGATAATACACTCGGCGATTAAACCCACCGAGGAAACGCTCCGAGCATATTTATACCAGCTGATCGGTGATGATTCAATTGGAATTGACATTCTCTCATCTTTTCCATGGACCATAAATGAGCAATGCGCAGAGAGATGGCAGGACAGAAGAGTGCTCTGCATCGGCGATGCGACTCATCGTCATCCCCCGGCCTATGGCCTGGGCAGCAATACCTGCATCTCGGACGCTTTTAATCTCTCCTGGAAACTAGCCTATGTTCTCAAAGGATGGGCATCTCCATCCCTGCTGGAGACTCTAACTAGTGAGAGAAAACCCGTCGGAGATGAAGTTGTGCAACGGGCAAACGAGGGAATCCATGCTCACCAAAGGCTTTGGAGTCTTCTGGGAAGCGATTCAGAATCCCGCAAAAAGATAAATGACAGTCTAAGATCAGACGGTGCAGAAGGGGATCAGAAGCGCAGCGAACTACGTGTAACGATTTAA